A single genomic interval of Sphingobium sp. EM0848 harbors:
- a CDS encoding type IV secretion system DNA-binding domain-containing protein: MSIFRHDTLGSWTRGGQAIVHNVRMTTQVFYQTFLAGLVIWIGGIIWYALEKSSDYERFVLLKLGQAVVMGDAVPGNVSPILFKAPAGQQYWTSPKALLESGIARKTLDAFEIYLLHGAALSGVFALAMLAWAWFYFTRTGRGLGSNQFLRGARFGTVRQVRRALWRHARGSFDIGGVNVPDAFEPEHILICGAPGTGKTNIIVKMLAGIRKRKRRAIVYDTAGTFVEKFYRPGVDILLNPLDARSDRWSPWVDVPRDYHYDEIAESTIPEKTGDPFWAKAARGTMVAVMRKLARQERTFVSILLDILLRSRLPDLAAFTVGTDAAAFISTEGERTSAGIQAELASVMRSFSYLDDTEDGLSIRDWVANEKDDSWLFITVKADQLPSLRPLITVWLDIAISAIMSMAPDRNRRLYCVIDELPTLQKLPSLSDFLARARKYGGCGILGFQSYPQLEATYGIQDAAAITGYCSTWIALRANDTPTAKHVSENLGQVEQIEANEGMSYGVNDMRDGVNLSRMQVTRPLVMHTEVTNLPNLMGYLRFGRSLPVVRFEDSYNMVPSIGLAFEERRDPTIRLSVPIAVNPAKSEVPSGPKKPKTTPAQRRRPRPSPPDAELPLAPPDDTHGDAEPPQPGVAHGANSSVDGGAQQPAGAPPLVLFGKPVGLELRQHGRHDGARNAARPA, from the coding sequence ATGAGTATCTTCCGACACGATACGCTGGGCTCATGGACACGAGGTGGACAGGCCATCGTCCACAACGTCCGGATGACCACCCAGGTTTTCTACCAGACCTTTCTCGCCGGGCTTGTCATCTGGATCGGCGGCATCATCTGGTATGCGCTGGAGAAGTCTTCCGATTATGAACGTTTCGTCCTGCTGAAGCTCGGGCAGGCCGTCGTCATGGGGGACGCCGTTCCTGGCAATGTCTCCCCGATCCTTTTCAAGGCGCCCGCAGGCCAGCAATATTGGACGAGCCCCAAAGCGCTGCTTGAGTCCGGTATCGCCCGCAAGACGCTCGATGCTTTCGAGATTTATCTGCTCCACGGGGCTGCGCTCTCGGGGGTGTTCGCGCTCGCCATGCTCGCCTGGGCCTGGTTCTACTTTACCCGGACAGGGCGGGGCCTTGGCTCCAACCAGTTCCTGCGCGGGGCGCGCTTCGGAACGGTCCGGCAGGTCCGCCGGGCGCTATGGCGACACGCCAGGGGCAGTTTCGATATCGGCGGTGTCAATGTGCCGGACGCCTTCGAGCCGGAGCATATCCTGATCTGCGGCGCCCCCGGCACGGGCAAGACCAACATCATCGTCAAGATGCTCGCCGGTATCCGCAAGCGGAAGCGGCGCGCCATCGTCTATGACACGGCCGGCACCTTCGTCGAGAAATTCTATCGCCCGGGAGTCGACATATTGCTGAACCCGCTGGACGCCCGATCCGACCGCTGGTCGCCCTGGGTCGATGTCCCCCGTGACTATCATTATGACGAGATCGCGGAGTCGACGATCCCGGAAAAGACAGGGGATCCCTTCTGGGCAAAGGCCGCGCGCGGTACAATGGTCGCCGTGATGCGCAAGCTAGCCCGGCAGGAGCGCACCTTCGTCTCGATCCTCCTCGATATCCTGTTGCGGTCGAGGCTCCCGGACCTGGCTGCCTTTACCGTGGGCACTGACGCGGCGGCGTTCATCTCGACAGAGGGTGAGCGGACCAGTGCCGGCATCCAGGCCGAGCTGGCCTCTGTCATGCGCAGCTTTTCCTATCTCGACGACACGGAAGATGGCCTCTCCATCCGCGATTGGGTCGCCAATGAGAAGGATGACAGCTGGCTCTTCATCACCGTGAAGGCCGACCAGCTTCCCTCGTTGCGGCCGCTGATCACGGTCTGGCTCGATATCGCGATCAGCGCGATTATGAGCATGGCGCCGGACCGCAATCGGCGCTTATATTGTGTGATCGATGAACTGCCGACGCTCCAGAAACTGCCGTCGCTCTCGGACTTTCTTGCCCGCGCCCGGAAATATGGCGGATGCGGAATCCTCGGCTTCCAGTCTTATCCTCAGCTTGAAGCGACCTACGGTATCCAGGATGCCGCCGCCATCACCGGCTATTGCTCAACTTGGATAGCCCTTCGCGCCAACGACACCCCGACCGCGAAGCATGTTTCGGAAAATCTGGGGCAGGTAGAGCAGATCGAAGCCAATGAAGGCATGTCCTATGGCGTGAACGATATGCGCGATGGCGTGAACCTCTCGCGCATGCAGGTGACGCGACCGTTGGTCATGCACACCGAGGTCACCAATCTTCCGAACCTCATGGGCTATCTCCGCTTTGGGCGCAGCCTGCCGGTGGTCCGTTTCGAGGACAGCTATAATATGGTGCCTTCCATTGGTTTGGCATTTGAGGAACGCCGTGATCCAACCATTCGGCTCTCCGTCCCGATAGCGGTGAACCCGGCCAAATCTGAGGTGCCATCGGGACCCAAAAAACCGAAAACAACGCCTGCACAACGGCGCCGACCGCGCCCCTCCCCGCCCGATGCCGAACTGCCTCTCGCCCCACCTGACGATACACATGGCGACGCAGAGCCGCCCCAGCCTGGGGTGGCCCATGGCGCAAATTCTTCGGTGGACGGGGGCGCTCAACAACCGGCCGGCGCGCCGCCGCTCGTCCTTTTCGGCAAGCCCGTTGGTTTGGAACTCCGGCAACATGGTCGCCATGACGGCGCCCGTAATGCGGCGAGGCCAGCATGA